CGGAAGTTGAATTTACGCGCGAGCAATCTGACTTCTGGCCAGTTCAGTTCCCGCCTGAAGATTTGAAGACGGATTCGGGCTCGTATCGACTTTCTGCGCCTGCGCAGTCAGGTCTTGCTTCACGACCATCCAGCTTCGCGGATACAGCGAGGCATGAAACGCGTGAATCACCGCTCCCTAGCCGCGGAAGCAACGAGTTCGTGAGTCTGGCAGACTCGATTGCAGGGAATTCTCTTACTGGCAACTCCTTCGGCAAAGCTGAGCCCAGCAATCCCGAAAAGTTTAGGCCCAGGTCTGCACCCGTTGACTCGGTCGCGCAGTTCCGTGCGGCGAATCGTGCGGCGCATCGACGAGAACAACGCACAAAATTCATGTACTCAATCCTGTCACTAGCCGCGGTGGCGGCGGCATTGATGGGAGCGCGTTATTGGATGGAGCATCGATCCGAAATAGCTGAAGTCAAACTTCCTCAGATGAGCCTTCCATCGATCTCCCAGGTTCAGCCTAAATCCAAGCCATCGGAAAAACCGACGACTCCGGCTCCATCGGTCCGCGAGCAACCTTCAGCCGAAACGGTAGCAACGGCACCGGCTCCGAGAACGGTGGAGACTCCGCACTCGACTCACGTGCCAGTGTCCTCCGAGACTCCGGCGCAGCTGGTTGCTCCTCCGGTTCCTCCCGAGGTTAGCCAGCCGGCAGAAACTCAAGTAGCAGTTCGCCACGAGGCTGCTTCGGCTTCCGCACGTAAGGCAGTAACGGTCGAGGATGCGGGGGAAGAGCCATCGGCGCTTCCGTTGAAAGTGGACGATAACAGTTCCCCTGTAACGAAACCGGAAGTCCTCAACGAGGTGGTGGCGCAAACTCCAATGAAGGCGGCTTTGTTAGCGCCGCAACCTGCACGCAAAGCCGTACCTGCAAAACTGCTTCAATCGGCGCCCGCACAATATCCGGCCATGGCTCGCCAGATCCGGGTCGAAGGCGAGGTCGTGATCAGCCTGGACGTGGACACATCCGGCAAGGTATCCGCAGCGAGAGCCGTCTCCGGACCTCCGATTCTGCGAACGGCGGCGCTGGACGCCGTGAAACGCTGGAAGTATCAGCCAGCGACATTGGGCGATCAGCCAGTGGTAAGCACGGAAGTCGTAAAGGTTCAGTTCAAGTTGAGATAGCGCCTCCGCGATATTCTCTTCAACGCAGCACCTCCCTTCTACTGCCGGGCGTGCCTTTCGTCCAGCCCCGCATCAACTCTGCCTGTGAACGAACCGTAAAAGTACTCGATCGTCAGTTTGAGTGCTCGCGTATCATGGACGGCCAAAACCAAACGTGTCTGAGGACCGCCAATGAAAAATCGCTGGTTATCTCTTCTGCTTTTCCTTACGTTCCTGCCCACCTTGTTCGCCCAGAAATCCGAAGCAACGCAGAAGGGAGCCAGAGTTGTCCCAGCGCCGAGTTCAGTCTCGATTGGCGGAGAGCCGGTAGTCATACTCAAGCGCCCCCAGAGCGTGAATCAGGCCAAACCGCAATTCCTCACCGCTACAGTAATACCGGGTCGAGGAATGGCAGTTCTGCAAATCACAGCCTATGTGCCCGGGAAAGGCGAGGTTGATGTTTTCACCGCGCCGTCACTTGGCGACGCAAAAGACCTGCTCGACAATCACGACGACAAGTTTGGCAACAAGGTTTTCACGATCGGCGGCGCGCTTCTTGTGCCCTATGCCAATCGCATCCGCGGCAAAGTCTCGTCGGACGGAAACGACATAACGACGAGCGTTGCTGGTCAAACGGTGCATTTGCCGGCTAACTGGAGCGGCAAGAATCCAGGCGCTGAAAAGCATGCGATGCATGGGCTGATGCTCACCTCGAAATTCGAGAATGTTCGCCAGCGAAGTACTCCTGACGCTTCCACTGTTTCCGGAATCTTTCACGCAGGCGATTGGAATGGTCACTGGCCATCGAGCACTGACATGAACGTGCGCGTCGCACTGAGCAATCAAGCAGTCGAGTTTACGGTCACGGCCAAGAATGTTGGCAAAGATCCCCTGCCCGTGGGCATAG
The genomic region above belongs to Terriglobales bacterium and contains:
- a CDS encoding TonB family protein; protein product: MTPRNDMDTADPQATDTLEATSGNGTFVSGGSASSTHRSRRAIRIAVSLPVVVRDQFGGREETRTQFVMVRGAVIATTSNIRVGHKLTVQIAKTGRAAECTVTSVEPDGHSAEVEFTREQSDFWPVQFPPEDLKTDSGSYRLSAPAQSGLASRPSSFADTARHETRESPLPSRGSNEFVSLADSIAGNSLTGNSFGKAEPSNPEKFRPRSAPVDSVAQFRAANRAAHRREQRTKFMYSILSLAAVAAALMGARYWMEHRSEIAEVKLPQMSLPSISQVQPKSKPSEKPTTPAPSVREQPSAETVATAPAPRTVETPHSTHVPVSSETPAQLVAPPVPPEVSQPAETQVAVRHEAASASARKAVTVEDAGEEPSALPLKVDDNSSPVTKPEVLNEVVAQTPMKAALLAPQPARKAVPAKLLQSAPAQYPAMARQIRVEGEVVISLDVDTSGKVSAARAVSGPPILRTAALDAVKRWKYQPATLGDQPVVSTEVVKVQFKLR
- a CDS encoding aldose 1-epimerase translates to MKNRWLSLLLFLTFLPTLFAQKSEATQKGARVVPAPSSVSIGGEPVVILKRPQSVNQAKPQFLTATVIPGRGMAVLQITAYVPGKGEVDVFTAPSLGDAKDLLDNHDDKFGNKVFTIGGALLVPYANRIRGKVSSDGNDITTSVAGQTVHLPANWSGKNPGAEKHAMHGLMLTSKFENVRQRSTPDASTVSGIFHAGDWNGHWPSSTDMNVRVALSNQAVEFTVTAKNVGKDPLPVGIGWHPYFAIPSGDRKQARLHLPADKVAGMNNYDDVFPTGEVHPVTMGDGKYNFTAPDGKALDDVFLDDNFQDLKRDASGSATSTVTDPAAKYGIRIRALSPEIKSIQVYSPPDKSFVALEPQFNLPDPYGSEWKNTPTGMVVLKPGESTTWRVRLELFTPTK